The Micromonospora sediminicola genome contains a region encoding:
- a CDS encoding TrmH family RNA methyltransferase — MTDDQLDVGVGPWPGDPPDDPRYDPELLAAGDRRNVVDRYRYWRREAVVADLDRRRHDFHVAIENWQHDFNIGTVVRNANAFLAAEVHIVGRRRWNRRGAMVTDRYQHVRHHPTIEEFVAWAAGERLPVVGIDNLPGSRPLETSVLPRRCVLLFGQEGPGLSPVARTACDTLFSIAQYGSTRSVNAGVASGIAMHAWIRSHAGPPPD, encoded by the coding sequence GTGACCGACGACCAGCTCGACGTGGGTGTGGGGCCCTGGCCCGGTGACCCGCCGGACGACCCTCGCTACGACCCGGAGCTGCTCGCGGCCGGCGACCGGCGCAACGTGGTCGACCGCTACCGCTACTGGCGGCGGGAGGCCGTGGTGGCCGACCTGGACCGGCGGCGGCACGACTTCCACGTGGCGATCGAGAACTGGCAGCACGACTTCAACATCGGCACCGTGGTCCGCAACGCCAACGCCTTCCTCGCCGCCGAGGTGCACATCGTCGGGCGGCGCCGGTGGAACCGCCGGGGCGCCATGGTGACCGACCGCTACCAGCACGTCCGGCACCACCCGACGATCGAGGAGTTCGTCGCCTGGGCGGCCGGGGAGCGGCTGCCGGTGGTCGGGATCGACAACCTGCCCGGCTCCCGGCCGCTGGAGACCAGCGTCCTGCCGCGCCGCTGCGTGCTGCTCTTCGGCCAGGAGGGCCCGGGGCTGTCCCCGGTGGCCCGGACGGCCTGCGACACGCTGTTCTCGATCGCCCAGTACGGCTCCACCCGTTCCGTCAACGCGGGCGTGGCCAGCGGCATCGCCATGCACGCGTGGATCCGGTCGCACGCGGGTCCGCCGCCGGACTGA
- a CDS encoding thiol-disulfide oxidoreductase DCC family protein, protein METSTFVYDGDCAFCTSCAQFIERRIPTGARVVPWQFADLSALGLTEAECEEAVQWVGADGSRAAGPDAIARLLGDSGPIWRVAGAGLRFAPVRAAAWPAYRWVARNRHRMPGGTAACALPQEARERLYGPTGRPDPTP, encoded by the coding sequence ATGGAGACGTCGACCTTCGTCTACGACGGCGACTGCGCGTTCTGCACCAGCTGCGCGCAGTTCATCGAGCGCCGGATCCCCACCGGGGCCCGCGTGGTGCCGTGGCAGTTCGCCGACCTGTCGGCGCTGGGCCTGACGGAGGCCGAGTGCGAGGAGGCGGTCCAGTGGGTGGGCGCGGACGGCTCCCGCGCCGCCGGGCCGGACGCCATCGCCCGGTTGCTCGGCGACAGCGGGCCGATCTGGCGGGTCGCGGGGGCCGGGCTGCGCTTCGCGCCGGTACGCGCCGCCGCCTGGCCGGCGTACCGCTGGGTGGCCCGCAATCGCCACCGGATGCCGGGCGGGACGGCCGCGTGCGCGCTGCCCCAGGAGGCCCGGGAGCGGTTGTACGGCCCGACCGGCCGCCCCGACCCGACCCCCTGA
- the trxA gene encoding thioredoxin has translation MATVELTTANFDEVTGRDGIVLLDFWADWCGPCKRFAPVYERSSEKHPEIVFGKVDTEAQQELGAKFNISSIPTVMAIRDGVIVFAQPGALPESALENLIEQVQQLDMDDVRKKLAEHKH, from the coding sequence ATGGCAACGGTTGAGCTGACCACGGCCAACTTCGACGAGGTGACCGGGCGCGACGGCATCGTCCTGCTCGACTTCTGGGCGGACTGGTGCGGTCCGTGCAAGCGCTTCGCCCCCGTCTACGAGCGCTCCTCGGAGAAGCACCCGGAGATCGTCTTCGGCAAGGTCGACACCGAGGCGCAGCAGGAGTTGGGCGCCAAGTTCAACATCAGCTCCATCCCGACCGTGATGGCGATCCGGGACGGCGTGATCGTCTTCGCCCAGCCCGGCGCCCTGCCCGAGTCGGCGCTGGAGAACCTGATCGAGCAGGTGCAGCAGCTGGACATGGACGACGTCCGCAAGAAGCTGGCCGAGCACAAGCACTGA
- a CDS encoding SigE family RNA polymerase sigma factor produces the protein MASRDPLEEEFREFVAARSGALLRTAYLLAGDWATAEDLLQTALTKTYLAWKRLGGIDAIEPYARRVLVNTSTSWWRRRWHGERPTEVLPERAGVDEIEQQLDRDALWRHLQALPARQRAVLVLRFYEDMSEAQTAALLEISPGTVKSQTSRALNTLRRRLGSETALGLPTDPVERSAEPVVRGAPAPSGPRTRPAATRQPAAPAPRVPAGSAGRPDVSAAPRTPARAVGAPASRAPAEPVGAPAEPARRPAEAARPASPQVAAPVRPAVPVAAET, from the coding sequence GTGGCGAGCAGGGATCCGCTGGAGGAGGAGTTCCGCGAGTTCGTCGCGGCCCGCTCCGGCGCCCTGCTGCGCACGGCCTACCTGCTGGCCGGCGACTGGGCGACCGCCGAGGACCTGCTCCAGACCGCGTTGACCAAGACCTACCTGGCCTGGAAGCGGCTCGGCGGGATCGACGCCATCGAGCCGTACGCCCGCCGGGTCCTGGTCAACACGTCCACCAGCTGGTGGCGTCGCCGGTGGCACGGTGAACGGCCGACCGAGGTGCTGCCGGAGCGGGCCGGTGTCGACGAGATCGAGCAGCAGCTCGACCGGGACGCGCTCTGGCGGCACCTGCAGGCGTTGCCGGCGCGGCAACGGGCCGTGCTGGTGCTGCGCTTCTACGAGGACATGTCGGAGGCGCAGACGGCGGCCCTGCTCGAGATCTCGCCGGGCACCGTCAAGAGCCAGACCTCCCGGGCGCTGAACACCCTGCGCCGCCGGCTCGGCTCGGAGACGGCCCTGGGTCTGCCGACCGATCCGGTCGAGCGGTCCGCCGAACCGGTCGTCCGCGGCGCGCCCGCCCCGAGCGGGCCGCGCACCCGGCCCGCAGCGACCCGCCAACCCGCCGCGCCGGCCCCCCGCGTCCCGGCCGGTTCCGCCGGCCGCCCCGACGTGTCAGCGGCCCCCCGCACCCCGGCCCGAGCGGTCGGCGCCCCGGCGTCCCGCGCCCCGGCCGAGCCGGTCGGTGCCCCGGCCGAGCCCGCCCGGCGGCCCGCCGAAGCCGCCCGCCCGGCGTCGCCGCAGGTCGCCGCGCCGGTCCGTCCCGCCGTCCCGGTCGCGGCGGAGACCTGA
- a CDS encoding PHP domain-containing protein, giving the protein MSASARIDLHTHSTASDGTLRPADLVRAAADAGLDVVALTDHDTTAGWADAVAALPRGLTLIRGAELSCRWFGVEPAIPLHLLAYLFDPDEPELAAELARVRRAREERGERIVRLLQADGIPVSWSEILAGAAGGTVGRPHIAQALIRAGLVATTTEAFGPDWLGERYRLPKDDIDVFRAVALVRSAGGVPVFAHPRASRRGRIVPDDLIVQLAAAGLAGLEADHEDHSPAEREHVRRLAAELGLLVTGSSDFHGSHKTVRLGAFTTGPEAYERIVGLARGVTPVASG; this is encoded by the coding sequence GTGAGCGCCTCCGCCCGCATCGACCTGCACACCCACTCCACCGCGAGCGACGGCACGCTCCGCCCGGCCGACCTGGTTCGGGCCGCCGCCGACGCGGGCCTCGACGTGGTGGCGCTCACCGACCACGACACCACGGCGGGCTGGGCGGACGCGGTCGCCGCCCTGCCGCGCGGCCTCACCCTGATCCGCGGCGCGGAGCTGTCCTGCCGCTGGTTCGGTGTCGAGCCGGCGATCCCGCTGCACCTGCTCGCGTACCTCTTCGACCCCGACGAGCCCGAGCTGGCCGCGGAGCTGGCCCGGGTCCGGCGGGCCCGGGAGGAGCGGGGCGAGCGGATCGTCCGGCTGCTCCAGGCCGACGGCATCCCGGTGAGCTGGTCGGAGATCCTGGCCGGCGCGGCGGGCGGCACGGTCGGCCGCCCGCACATCGCCCAGGCGCTGATCCGCGCCGGCCTGGTCGCCACCACCACCGAGGCGTTCGGCCCGGACTGGCTGGGGGAGCGGTACCGGCTGCCGAAGGACGACATCGACGTGTTCCGCGCCGTGGCGCTGGTGCGGTCGGCCGGCGGCGTGCCCGTCTTCGCCCACCCGAGGGCCAGCCGGCGTGGCCGGATCGTGCCCGACGACCTGATCGTGCAGCTGGCGGCGGCCGGCCTGGCCGGCCTGGAGGCCGACCACGAGGACCACAGCCCGGCCGAGCGGGAACACGTCCGGCGGCTCGCCGCCGAGCTGGGACTGCTGGTCACCGGCTCGTCGGACTTCCACGGCTCGCACAAGACCGTGCGGCTCGGCGCGTTCACCACGGGGCCCGAGGCGTACGAGCGGATCGTCGGGCTGGCCCGGGGGGTGACCCCGGTCGCTTCAGGCTGA
- a CDS encoding PH domain-containing protein, giving the protein MGSPSGPPYDPDDPDRARRERDTEPIPRIDPDDGPGYGAGPAYGGGPSLSDDAAFGDGPGYAGEGRSGRGWARDPEGYPEQPISEEELAGLRADASGMAPRRVLPMEDEPSALAARYLFPTERFRGEWKRHWVHLTTPIIVGVAATFVLGYLSGFLAGRDVGALTTVAVLLWFGVMGWVAWRVADWWYDRFILTNKRVMVVNGIITRRVAMMPLVRVTDMKYEQTPTGRALNYGTFVLESAGQEQALREIKNLPNPNELYLRVVEEMYEPQAVEARIGKEQDEAKADDGA; this is encoded by the coding sequence ATGGGAAGCCCCTCCGGTCCACCCTACGACCCGGACGATCCCGACCGGGCACGCCGGGAGCGCGACACCGAGCCGATCCCCCGGATCGACCCGGACGACGGTCCCGGTTACGGCGCCGGCCCCGCCTACGGCGGCGGACCCTCCCTGTCGGACGACGCCGCCTTCGGCGACGGACCCGGCTACGCGGGCGAGGGTCGCTCCGGTCGTGGCTGGGCGCGCGACCCGGAGGGCTACCCCGAGCAGCCGATCTCCGAGGAGGAGCTGGCCGGTCTCCGGGCCGACGCCTCCGGCATGGCGCCGCGCCGGGTGCTGCCGATGGAGGACGAGCCGAGCGCGCTGGCGGCCCGCTACCTCTTCCCGACCGAGCGCTTCCGCGGTGAGTGGAAGCGCCACTGGGTGCACCTGACCACGCCGATCATCGTCGGCGTCGCGGCCACCTTCGTGCTCGGCTACCTCTCCGGCTTCCTCGCCGGGCGGGACGTCGGCGCGCTCACCACGGTCGCGGTGCTGCTCTGGTTCGGGGTGATGGGCTGGGTCGCCTGGCGGGTCGCCGACTGGTGGTACGACCGCTTCATCCTGACCAACAAGCGGGTGATGGTGGTCAACGGGATCATCACCCGGCGGGTCGCGATGATGCCGCTGGTCCGGGTCACCGACATGAAGTACGAGCAGACGCCGACCGGCCGCGCCCTCAACTACGGCACGTTCGTGCTGGAGTCGGCGGGTCAGGAGCAGGCGCTCCGCGAGATCAAGAACCTGCCCAACCCGAACGAGCTCTACCTGCGCGTGGTCGAGGAGATGTACGAGCCGCAGGCCGTGGAGGCGCGGATCGGCAAGGAGCAGGACGAGGCGAAGGCCGACGACGGCGCCTGA
- a CDS encoding MFS transporter permease, whose amino-acid sequence MTGWLTEAVPRGRVAAFRTLVYLFVAADLVVFTPWVRTRVDVPGDLYQPLLVGRLLPLPTPTPALVGVVFWVLLVAALLAATGRAPRLLGWTVFALYFEWMIVAMSYGKVDHDRFGLLVALAVLPTAGRARHGDPTRTEAGGWALRVTQIAVICTYFLAAWAKFRFGGLDWATGSVLARAIIRRGTDLADLIAQVPHLLIVAQFGILAFELLSPLVFVLPARWRPAVVGFFYSFHLVTVATITISFAPHLVAMTSFLPLEKVRPVVLARRLLGRGDRPAAPAVADGPRSAPSADPAPAASASTARTAAPDPTAGSTSGG is encoded by the coding sequence ATGACCGGCTGGCTCACCGAGGCGGTGCCGCGCGGCCGGGTGGCCGCCTTCCGCACCCTCGTCTACCTCTTCGTCGCCGCCGACCTGGTCGTGTTCACCCCCTGGGTACGCACCCGCGTCGACGTCCCGGGCGACCTCTACCAGCCGCTGCTCGTGGGCCGGCTGCTCCCGCTGCCCACGCCCACCCCCGCCCTGGTCGGTGTGGTCTTCTGGGTGCTGCTGGTCGCCGCGCTGCTGGCCGCCACCGGCCGCGCGCCACGGCTGCTCGGCTGGACGGTCTTCGCGCTCTACTTCGAGTGGATGATCGTGGCGATGAGCTACGGCAAGGTCGACCACGACCGGTTCGGGCTCCTCGTGGCGCTGGCCGTGCTGCCCACCGCCGGCCGGGCCCGCCACGGGGACCCGACCCGCACCGAGGCGGGCGGATGGGCGCTGCGCGTCACCCAGATCGCGGTCATCTGCACCTACTTCCTCGCCGCCTGGGCCAAGTTCCGCTTCGGCGGCCTGGACTGGGCCACCGGTTCGGTGCTGGCCCGGGCGATCATCCGCCGGGGCACCGATCTCGCCGACCTGATCGCGCAGGTCCCGCACCTGCTGATCGTGGCCCAGTTCGGCATCCTGGCGTTCGAGCTGCTCAGCCCGCTGGTGTTCGTGCTCCCGGCCCGGTGGCGGCCGGCCGTCGTCGGCTTCTTCTACTCGTTCCACCTGGTGACCGTCGCGACGATCACCATCTCGTTCGCGCCGCACCTGGTGGCGATGACCAGCTTCCTGCCGCTGGAGAAGGTCCGCCCGGTGGTGCTGGCCCGGCGCCTGCTCGGCCGCGGCGACCGCCCGGCCGCTCCCGCCGTCGCCGACGGCCCCCGCTCCGCGCCGTCGGCCGATCCGGCTCCCGCCGCGTCCGCCTCGACGGCCCGGACGGCCGCACCGGACCCGACCGCCGGTTCCACTTCCGGCGGCTGA
- a CDS encoding MaoC family dehydratase: protein MQFGRYYEEFEVGAVYRHWPGKTVTEYDDHLFCLLTMNHHPLHMDAHYAESASQFKRNVVVGNYIYSLLLGMSVPDVSGKAIANLEIESLRHVAPTFHGDTIYGETTVLDKRESASKPDRGVVAVETRGYNQDGTMVCVFRRKVMVPKKEYAAAAVPAGVDPERPSFPEPR from the coding sequence ATGCAGTTCGGCCGCTACTACGAGGAGTTCGAGGTCGGCGCGGTCTACCGGCACTGGCCGGGCAAGACGGTCACCGAGTACGACGACCACCTCTTCTGCCTGCTCACGATGAACCACCACCCGCTCCACATGGACGCCCACTACGCGGAGTCCGCCTCCCAGTTCAAGCGCAACGTGGTGGTCGGCAACTACATCTACTCGCTGCTGCTCGGCATGTCGGTGCCCGACGTCAGCGGCAAGGCGATCGCCAACCTGGAGATCGAGTCGTTGCGGCACGTCGCACCGACCTTCCACGGCGACACGATCTACGGCGAGACCACCGTGCTGGACAAGCGGGAGTCGGCCTCGAAGCCCGACCGCGGCGTGGTCGCGGTGGAGACCCGCGGCTACAACCAGGACGGCACGATGGTCTGCGTGTTCCGTCGCAAGGTCATGGTCCCGAAGAAGGAGTACGCGGCCGCCGCCGTCCCGGCCGGCGTCGACCCGGAGCGTCCGAGCTTCCCCGAGCCGCGCTGA
- a CDS encoding TFIIB-type zinc ribbon-containing protein, with translation MTVAVSCPKCAGPVREPDLMHGEYRCLRCGPVAPLHVPEHIGAEIMASVVERVAADGEPADRPGMPLWCPWPLPPGWTLTGVAWAGDDRAGVRATVVACAGPAPLDGGPADLIFVAEEPGVGLGSRFAGLPGPDPGPQVEEALTDPGPGHPERLPHAKIRVGGHPTPLWLVRSETDRSAYAGEARGMWLHAIAWPASAGHLLAEEVVLHDLTEWTPPELVYGAPSPYLHGQA, from the coding sequence GTGACTGTCGCGGTGAGTTGTCCGAAGTGCGCGGGCCCGGTACGCGAGCCCGACCTGATGCACGGCGAGTACCGGTGCCTGCGCTGCGGGCCGGTCGCGCCCCTGCACGTGCCGGAGCACATCGGCGCCGAGATCATGGCCAGCGTGGTGGAGCGGGTGGCCGCCGACGGGGAGCCGGCCGACCGGCCCGGCATGCCGCTGTGGTGCCCGTGGCCACTGCCGCCGGGCTGGACGCTGACCGGGGTGGCCTGGGCCGGCGACGACCGGGCCGGGGTCCGCGCCACCGTGGTCGCCTGCGCCGGCCCGGCCCCGCTCGACGGTGGACCGGCCGACCTGATCTTCGTCGCCGAGGAACCCGGCGTCGGTCTCGGTTCCCGCTTCGCGGGACTGCCCGGCCCCGACCCCGGCCCGCAGGTCGAGGAGGCGCTGACCGATCCCGGCCCTGGTCACCCCGAGCGTCTGCCGCACGCGAAGATCCGGGTGGGCGGCCATCCCACTCCACTGTGGCTCGTCCGTTCCGAAACGGATCGAAGTGCGTACGCCGGCGAGGCTCGGGGAATGTGGCTCCATGCGATAGCCTGGCCGGCGAGTGCGGGTCACCTCCTCGCGGAAGAAGTCGTGCTGCACGACCTCACCGAGTGGACACCGCCCGAACTCGTGTACGGCGCACCGTCCCCGTACCTGCACGGGCAGGCCTGA